The Skermanella rosea sequence ACCGTTCAGCCGGACCCTGGCGTAGGGCTTGGCGGCACGCCTTCGGAGCGTCCAGAGCATCTCCCCCTCCCCTCATCGTCATGCCCGGGCTTGATCCACGGGCGTCCGGCACGGTTGTTGCCTGCTGCTCAAAAGGCCGCGCTGTGGACGAAAACACCCCCTTTTCGTCATACCCGGACTTGATCCGGGTATCTCCCTGCATGGCGGCGCTGATCAAGCCTGCAAGCGATGACCGGGTCAAGCCCGGTCATGACGATAAAGAGAGGAACGCTCTACTGGAAAAGCATCCTCCAATCGAGTCGGCAATCGCCGTGCCGGACAGCCGTGGGTCAAGCCCGGCCATGACGAGTAGGGAGTGTTTCCGCCCGTAGCTTGCAGAACGCAGTTTTTTGGATGGTCGTGACCGGACTTGATCCGGTCATCCACGCGCAAACTCCATTACGCCGGTTTGCGCGTGGATGCGCGGGTCGAGCCCGCGCATGGCGAAGACCAGCCCCGATCAGGGCCGGTCGAAGATCGGCGGGTTCCCCGGCGTGCGGATCGTGGTGGCCGAGCTTCCCGGAGGGGCGTTCTCGCGCCGGGTCTGGCCGAGCGTGTCGGCGGCTTCGCCCGTCACGGTGTCGGAATGGGACGCGGAGCCGTCCGGGGTCGCCCAGCCGACGCTGGTGCCGCCGCCCGCCGAAGCCCCGCCGGCCGGGCCGCGCAAGGGTTCCCCGTCGGGTCCCAGCAGGACCGAAGCGCTCTCCCGCGCCGATTTGCCGCCGCCGGGCATGCCGACCAGCCGGTCGGGATCGGGCGAGCGGCCGGCCGCCCGGCCCGAGATGTCCCCCGAGACATGGGTATGGTGACGGTCCGGATCGGTGTAGAGCCGCGACCTCCGGCCCGCCCCATGGCCACCGTCGCGCTGGTAGCGGTAGCCGAGCCAAGCCGCCAGCAGGATGCCGGCGCTGGCGGCGAACATCACGAAGGGCACGGGATGGTCGCGGATCACCGCGCTGATTCCGCCCGATTCCCCGCTCTGCCGGCGATCGGCACCGCCGATGCGGGCGCGGCCATAGGCGCTGGGGGTGTCGTAGGGGATGTAGGGGTGCTCGGGCGTGTTGCTGAGGTAACGCCTGTTCTCGGTATCGGAAGCGGGTATGGCGTCCACCATTCTTTTGCCCCATTCGTTGGTTGTTGCTTGGGGACCGCCGCGGCGCGACGGCTATGCGATACCAACCGCGGGAAGCCTCGGAACGTTCCGCGGCCGGCCCGCCGCCTTGTTGCCAGAACCGGCGCTTGCCGGTATGACGCCTCTCCCCAACTCCAGTCCCATCCACGGAGCCTGATCTTGATCGACGCTGGTGCTACGACGGCCGAACAGTTGAAGCAGTTCGCCGACCGCATGGAAAATCTGCTGAACGAAATCGACGGACTCAAGAACGACCTGAAGGACCTGAAGGGCGAGGCGAAATCGGCCGGCTTCAACATCAAGGCGCTCGACCGGCTGGTCGCGATCCGCCGCAAGGACTCGGCCGACGCCGAGACCGAGCTGCTGAACGATCTGCTGCTCTACGCCCACCACACCGGCACGCATCTGGACCTCGCGGTTCCGGAGATGGCCGAGGAAGCGGCCTGACCAACCGTACCGGGCGGGGCTCGACATCGCGCCCCGCCCGATGCATCATCGGGCGCGCGATTCGCCGGGCAGCCGGCGGGACGGGCCGTCCGCATCGATCCAGCCCCGGACGACGCCTCGAATTATTGGGACCACCAGCTTGATGGGCACCGCCATTCCGGGCCAGCAGATCTCCGAGATCCAGCGGCTCGAAGCACTTCGCCGGTACGGCATACTCGACACCCCCCGCGAGGAGGAGTTCGACGACGTCACGCGCCTCGCCGCCTATGTCTGCCGCGCCCCGGTCGCCCTGGTGAGCTTCGTCGACGCCAACCGCCAGTGGTTCAAGTCGGAGATCGGGCTGGGCGCCAGCGAGACCGCCCTGAACGCTTCGGTCTGCCGCCTCGCCATCCGGCAGTCCGGCCTCATGATCGTGCCCGACCTGGCTGCGGACGCCCGTTTCTCCGACAACCCGCTGGTGGCCGGCCCTCCGGGCATGCGGTTCTACGCCGGCGCGCTGCTGAAGACCTCCGACGGGCACGCCCTCGGCACGCTGTGCGTCCTCGACCACGAGCCGCGCCCCGGCCTGGACGAGGAGCAGAAGGCGGCCCTGTCCACCCTGGCCCGCCAGGTGATGTCCCTGCTGGAGCTTCGCCGCTCGATCCAGCAGAAGGACCTGATGCTCAAAGAGGTCAACCACCGGGTCAAGAACAGCCTCCAGCTCGTCTCCAGCCTGCTGCGGCTGGAAAGCCGCCAGATCTCCGACCCGGTGACGCGCCGCCACTTCGACGAGGCCTGCGCCCGCGTCGCCACCATCGCCCGGGTCCATGAGCGCCTGTACAAGACCGACAAGGTCGGCATCGTGGAATTCGGCCTGTTCCTGCGCGACCTGTGCTCCGACCTCGCCCACTCCGCCATGGTCGAGCAGGGTCACCACATCGAGGTGGAGGCCGATACCCACGAACTGCCGACCGACAAGGTCATCCCGCTGGCCCTGGTGGTCAACGAGCTGGTGACCAACGCCGTCAAATATGCCTATCCCGCGGGCCGCC is a genomic window containing:
- a CDS encoding GapR family DNA-binding domain-containing protein, encoding MIDAGATTAEQLKQFADRMENLLNEIDGLKNDLKDLKGEAKSAGFNIKALDRLVAIRRKDSADAETELLNDLLLYAHHTGTHLDLAVPEMAEEAA
- a CDS encoding sensor histidine kinase translates to MGTAIPGQQISEIQRLEALRRYGILDTPREEEFDDVTRLAAYVCRAPVALVSFVDANRQWFKSEIGLGASETALNASVCRLAIRQSGLMIVPDLAADARFSDNPLVAGPPGMRFYAGALLKTSDGHALGTLCVLDHEPRPGLDEEQKAALSTLARQVMSLLELRRSIQQKDLMLKEVNHRVKNSLQLVSSLLRLESRQISDPVTRRHFDEACARVATIARVHERLYKTDKVGIVEFGLFLRDLCSDLAHSAMVEQGHHIEVEADTHELPTDKVIPLALVVNELVTNAVKYAYPAGRRGVIRVRFKTLPDGGFEVGVADEGVGLPAGFDPAKTQSLGMRMVCALLGQFGGELACESGPAGTMFRIHAAG